In Parabacteroides sp. FAFU027, the following proteins share a genomic window:
- a CDS encoding glycoside hydrolase family 2 protein, which yields MKKQLFLFVLAFIGLSSFAVKADIPRPEYPRPQFQRENWINLNGKWSFTFDFGKSGLDRRFQESKGFDKSIIVPFCPESELSGVKYVDFINAMWYHRVIEIPAAWSGKAVILHFGAVDYYASVYIDGKLVGRHWGGTSSFDFDITPFVKPQTQHQLVVQVEDDQRSGAQGRGKQCGNYYSGGCDYTRTTGIWQTVWMEPVDKSGLKSAYIVPELDQKRFVIYPEFYSLQQGQKLRVSVKDGKSTVATQTIPAGTPSFAILPLKQVKTWSPESPFLYDVTFEVLNAKGAVIDKVTSYAGMRKVHSEGNCFFLNNKPYFLRLVLDQGFYPKGIWTAPSDADLKHDIELSMQAGFNGARLHQKVFEERYHYWADKLGYLTWGESSSWGMGMSNIEAARNFLSEWREIVMRDRNYPSIIAWVPFNESWDRPDNDRAQQHDRFVTDIYNLTHSLDYRPVNDVSGLYHVKTDLWSVHYYEQTADELRGKLEPKDGVIPQFEPKKEVAYSGQPYFVDEYGGIKWIAGEQFANNSWGYGNAPKTLDEFYVRLAQLTDVILGYDHISGYCYTQLTDVEQEQNGIYNYDRTPKFDMKKIKAVFSKVPERFK from the coding sequence ATGAAGAAGCAGCTTTTCTTATTTGTCCTTGCATTTATAGGGCTCTCCTCTTTTGCCGTCAAGGCAGACATTCCTCGTCCCGAATATCCACGTCCGCAGTTTCAGCGGGAAAACTGGATAAACCTCAATGGTAAATGGTCATTCACCTTTGATTTTGGAAAATCGGGACTTGACCGCAGATTCCAGGAGAGCAAAGGATTTGACAAAAGTATTATCGTTCCGTTTTGTCCGGAAAGTGAGCTTTCGGGCGTGAAATATGTTGATTTTATCAATGCGATGTGGTATCACCGGGTTATCGAAATTCCGGCAGCCTGGTCAGGGAAGGCGGTAATCCTTCACTTTGGAGCGGTCGATTATTATGCTTCGGTTTATATTGATGGTAAACTGGTAGGACGTCACTGGGGAGGGACCTCTTCGTTTGATTTTGATATTACCCCGTTTGTAAAACCACAGACACAACATCAACTGGTAGTACAGGTGGAAGATGATCAACGCTCCGGAGCTCAGGGAAGAGGCAAGCAGTGCGGGAATTATTATTCCGGCGGATGTGACTACACCCGCACTACCGGTATCTGGCAGACGGTCTGGATGGAACCGGTGGACAAATCGGGGCTGAAAAGCGCATACATCGTGCCGGAGCTGGATCAGAAACGTTTTGTGATTTATCCGGAATTTTATTCCCTGCAACAGGGCCAGAAGCTAAGAGTCAGCGTCAAAGACGGAAAGTCAACCGTTGCAACGCAGACGATTCCTGCCGGAACACCTTCGTTTGCCATTCTCCCGCTTAAGCAGGTGAAGACCTGGTCGCCCGAATCTCCGTTCCTGTATGATGTAACTTTTGAGGTGCTCAATGCCAAAGGTGCAGTGATTGACAAAGTCACTTCTTATGCCGGAATGCGCAAAGTTCACTCCGAAGGAAATTGCTTTTTTCTGAATAACAAACCCTACTTCCTGCGCCTGGTGCTTGATCAGGGCTTTTATCCCAAAGGAATTTGGACGGCTCCTTCCGATGCCGATCTGAAACACGATATTGAACTCTCCATGCAGGCCGGATTCAACGGAGCGCGTTTGCATCAGAAGGTCTTTGAAGAACGCTACCACTACTGGGCAGATAAGCTGGGCTATTTAACCTGGGGTGAATCCTCCAGCTGGGGAATGGGGATGAGCAATATTGAAGCGGCCCGCAATTTCCTATCCGAGTGGCGCGAGATTGTAATGAGGGATCGTAACTACCCTTCCATTATTGCCTGGGTTCCTTTCAATGAGAGCTGGGATCGTCCCGACAATGACCGTGCGCAGCAGCATGACCGCTTTGTAACGGATATCTATAATCTTACCCATTCGCTCGATTACCGTCCGGTAAATGATGTGAGCGGCCTTTATCACGTAAAAACCGATCTCTGGTCTGTTCACTACTATGAGCAAACAGCAGATGAATTACGTGGAAAACTCGAACCGAAAGATGGGGTTATTCCTCAGTTTGAACCAAAGAAAGAGGTGGCGTACAGTGGTCAGCCCTATTTCGTAGATGAGTATGGCGGTATTAAATGGATTGCCGGCGAACAGTTTGCCAACAACTCCTGGGGATACGGAAATGCGCCTAAAACGCTGGATGAGTTTTATGTCCGTCTGGCTCAGCTGACCGATGTAATTCTGGGGTATGACCACATTTCGGGTTATTGCTATACCCAGCTTACCGATGTGGAGCAGGAGCAGAATGGTATCTACAACTACGACCGCACACCCAAGTTTGACATGAAGAAGATCAAAGCGGTCTTTAGCAAAGTCCCCGAACGATTTAAATGA